The following coding sequences are from one Polynucleobacter sp. JS-JIR-II-50 window:
- the uvrA gene encoding excinuclease ABC subunit UvrA: MNNEIKIRGARTHNLKNINLDIPREKLVVLTGLSGSGKSSLAFDTLYAEGQRRYVESLSAYARQFLQLMEKPDVDTIEGLSPAISIEQKATSHNPRSTVGTVTEIHDYLRLLFARAGTPHCPDHDLPLEAQSVSQMVDTVLSMPEDTKLMILAPVVSERKGEFVDLFQDLQAQGFVRFRVRSGGGTANVAKAEIFEVDQLPTLKKNDKHSIEVVVDRIKVRPDIQQRLAESFETALRLADGKAMIVDMDTGKEMIFSSKFACPVCSYSLQELEPRLFSFNNPMGACPSCDGLGHQSFFDPKRIVAHPDLSLASGAIKGWDRRNQFYFKLLQTLAKHGGFDVEKPFETLNKKQQDLILLGSGDVTIPFEYINERGKNSIREHAFEGIVANFERRYRETDSMTVREELSRYQNVQTCPECNGSRLRKEARFVKVGEKKQSRAIYEISALPLKEAKEYFETLELKGAKREIADKIVKEIGARLRFLNDVGLDYLSLERSADTLSGGEAQRIRLASQIGSGLTGVMYVLDEPSIGLHQRDNDRLIGTLKHLRDLGNSVLVVEHDEDMIRASDWVIDIGPGAGVHGGEVVAQGTPAEVEANPNSLTGAYLAGREAIAVPEKRIPVNDRFLEIIGARGNNLQSVHAKIPVGLLTCVTGVSGSGKSTLINDTLHHAVAQHLYGSNAEPAAHDAIKGLEHFDKVISVDQSPIGRTPRSNPATYTGLFTPIRELFAGVPASRERGYEAGRFSFNVKGGRCDSCEGDGVLKVEMHFLPDVYVPCDVCHGKRYNRETLDIRYKGKNIHEVLSMTIEQAHEFFEAVPVVKRKLKTLLDVGLGYVKLGQSATTLSGGEAQRVKLSLELSKRDTGRTLYILDEPTTGLHFHDIQLLLTVIQTLKKQGNTIVIIEHNLDVIKTADWIIDLGPKGGAGGGQIIANGTPEDVAKNELSFTGHYLAPLLTRKTPTPVASKKKK, from the coding sequence ATGAATAACGAAATCAAGATCCGCGGTGCCCGCACCCACAACCTCAAAAATATCAATCTAGACATCCCTAGGGAGAAACTCGTCGTCCTTACTGGCTTATCTGGCTCAGGCAAAAGCTCATTGGCTTTTGACACTCTGTATGCAGAAGGTCAACGCCGCTACGTGGAATCTCTCTCAGCTTATGCCCGCCAGTTTTTGCAACTCATGGAAAAGCCAGATGTCGATACGATTGAAGGGCTTTCGCCAGCGATTTCGATTGAACAAAAAGCCACTAGCCATAATCCCCGCTCGACCGTTGGTACTGTTACTGAAATTCATGATTACTTGCGTTTGTTATTTGCCCGCGCGGGCACGCCCCATTGCCCAGATCACGATCTACCTTTAGAAGCACAAAGCGTTTCTCAAATGGTCGACACCGTACTCTCGATGCCAGAAGATACGAAATTGATGATTTTGGCTCCCGTCGTGAGCGAACGCAAAGGTGAATTCGTTGATCTCTTTCAAGACCTGCAGGCACAAGGCTTTGTGCGCTTTCGTGTGCGCTCTGGTGGTGGTACAGCAAACGTAGCAAAAGCCGAGATTTTTGAAGTGGATCAATTACCAACTCTCAAAAAGAACGATAAGCATTCGATTGAAGTGGTAGTGGATCGCATTAAAGTGCGTCCTGACATTCAGCAACGTTTGGCAGAATCTTTTGAGACAGCCTTACGTTTGGCGGATGGCAAAGCCATGATCGTCGATATGGATACTGGCAAAGAGATGATTTTCTCAAGTAAGTTTGCTTGCCCAGTTTGCTCATACTCCTTACAAGAATTAGAGCCACGCCTCTTCTCCTTTAATAACCCGATGGGCGCCTGCCCTTCCTGTGACGGCCTGGGTCACCAGTCTTTCTTTGACCCAAAGCGCATCGTTGCCCATCCCGATTTATCACTCGCCTCTGGCGCTATTAAAGGATGGGATCGTCGCAATCAGTTTTATTTCAAACTACTTCAGACCCTGGCTAAGCATGGCGGCTTTGATGTGGAGAAGCCATTTGAAACACTCAATAAGAAACAGCAAGATTTGATTCTCTTGGGCTCTGGCGATGTCACTATTCCTTTCGAGTACATCAATGAGCGTGGCAAGAACAGCATTCGCGAACATGCTTTCGAAGGGATTGTTGCCAACTTTGAAAGACGCTATCGCGAAACCGATTCCATGACAGTTCGTGAAGAACTATCGCGCTATCAGAATGTACAAACTTGTCCTGAATGTAACGGCAGCCGTTTACGTAAAGAGGCGCGCTTTGTCAAAGTAGGTGAGAAGAAACAATCTCGTGCGATCTACGAGATCAGCGCCCTACCACTGAAAGAAGCTAAAGAATATTTCGAGACACTCGAACTCAAAGGCGCTAAGCGAGAAATCGCTGACAAGATCGTCAAAGAGATTGGTGCACGTCTCCGCTTTTTAAATGACGTAGGCTTGGACTACCTTTCACTCGAGCGCAGCGCCGATACCTTGTCGGGTGGCGAAGCCCAACGTATCCGCCTGGCAAGCCAGATTGGTTCTGGCTTAACGGGGGTGATGTATGTATTGGATGAACCTTCAATTGGCCTGCATCAACGCGATAACGATCGCCTGATTGGCACCCTGAAGCACCTGCGCGATTTAGGTAATAGTGTTTTAGTCGTTGAACATGATGAAGATATGATTCGCGCCTCTGACTGGGTGATTGATATCGGCCCTGGTGCTGGCGTTCATGGCGGTGAAGTAGTTGCGCAAGGTACGCCTGCCGAAGTAGAGGCAAACCCGAATTCATTAACCGGTGCTTACCTCGCCGGCCGTGAAGCAATTGCGGTTCCAGAAAAACGTATTCCTGTAAATGATCGCTTTTTAGAAATCATTGGTGCGCGTGGCAATAACTTGCAATCTGTTCATGCAAAGATTCCGGTTGGCTTGTTAACTTGCGTTACTGGTGTATCAGGCTCTGGTAAATCCACCTTAATTAACGACACCTTGCATCATGCGGTTGCTCAGCATCTCTATGGCTCTAATGCAGAGCCTGCTGCGCACGATGCGATAAAGGGTCTAGAGCATTTCGATAAAGTGATTAGCGTTGACCAATCCCCTATTGGTAGAACACCGCGCTCTAACCCGGCTACCTATACCGGGTTATTTACTCCAATTAGAGAACTCTTTGCAGGCGTTCCCGCATCACGCGAGCGGGGCTATGAAGCCGGTCGCTTCTCCTTCAACGTTAAGGGTGGTCGCTGCGATTCATGTGAAGGTGATGGCGTTCTCAAAGTAGAGATGCACTTCTTGCCCGACGTGTATGTTCCCTGTGATGTTTGTCATGGAAAGCGTTACAACCGTGAAACTTTAGATATTCGCTACAAGGGTAAGAATATTCATGAAGTGCTCTCGATGACAATCGAACAAGCCCATGAGTTCTTTGAAGCGGTACCTGTTGTTAAGCGCAAACTCAAAACATTGCTAGATGTTGGTCTGGGCTATGTGAAGCTTGGACAAAGCGCGACAACGCTTTCTGGTGGTGAAGCGCAGCGGGTGAAGCTCTCCCTTGAGCTCTCCAAGCGTGATACCGGAAGAACCCTATACATTCTGGATGAACCAACCACTGGTTTGCACTTCCATGATATTCAGCTCCTGCTAACGGTAATTCAGACCCTCAAGAAACAAGGCAATACGATTGTCATCATTGAGCACAACCTTGATGTTATTAAGACTGCGGATTGGATTATTGACTTAGGGCCTAAGGGCGGCGCCGGTGGCGGGCAAATCATTGCTAACGGCACACCAGAAGACGTAGCGAAAAATGAATTGAGTTTTACAGGGCACTACTTAGCGCCATTGCTAACTCGCAAAACTCCTACTCCTGTAGCCAGTAAAAAGAAAAAGTAG
- a CDS encoding MFS transporter has protein sequence MNPSELRSTLALAGIFGLRMLGLFLLLPIFSLHARGLPGGEHALWVGLTLGIFNIVQACFYIPLGRLSDRIGRKPVVLWGLSLFVAGALICAAKDDLLWIAIGRGIMGAGAVSAAISAWVADLTREQVRTRAMALVGGSIALSFALSLVIAAPIYRAISLSGIFIVLAVLGVIAMFVTYYVLPTSKPEAKVQQASLKEVFFRPELMRLNLGVFVLHATQVAMFLVVPRLLVQAGLPLSSHWEIYLPVVLLSFFFMAPAIIYGEKKQKLRTILLVAIVLLFIAELIFTQANSVMTIATALLVYFVGFNLLEALQPSLVSRFAKESKGTALGVYNTTQSIGLFSGAVIGGYLMDSHGDLSVFAMGAALLVCWLIIAWSMGEMPTRATDSKDVSTTT, from the coding sequence ATGAATCCTTCTGAACTTCGCTCCACTCTGGCCTTAGCAGGCATTTTTGGCCTCCGTATGCTGGGCCTCTTCTTGCTATTGCCCATCTTTAGCCTCCATGCGCGCGGCTTGCCGGGTGGTGAGCACGCACTTTGGGTCGGTTTGACCCTCGGAATCTTCAATATTGTTCAGGCCTGTTTTTACATCCCTTTAGGCCGTTTATCGGACCGAATTGGCCGTAAACCCGTCGTTTTATGGGGTTTATCCCTGTTTGTAGCTGGAGCCTTAATTTGTGCTGCCAAAGATGATTTGCTTTGGATTGCGATTGGCCGCGGGATTATGGGCGCTGGAGCTGTCTCGGCAGCAATTTCTGCCTGGGTAGCGGATTTGACTCGTGAGCAGGTTCGCACGCGAGCCATGGCATTGGTTGGCGGCAGTATTGCCCTCTCGTTTGCTTTGTCTTTGGTCATTGCCGCCCCGATTTATCGAGCGATTAGTCTGAGTGGAATTTTTATCGTTCTAGCAGTCTTGGGTGTGATTGCGATGTTTGTGACTTATTACGTTTTGCCAACGAGCAAGCCTGAAGCGAAAGTTCAACAGGCTTCATTGAAAGAGGTTTTCTTTCGTCCAGAGTTGATGCGTTTGAATCTTGGTGTGTTTGTATTGCATGCAACTCAAGTCGCCATGTTCTTGGTAGTTCCTAGATTATTAGTGCAGGCAGGATTACCACTTTCTTCACACTGGGAAATTTATCTTCCAGTAGTGTTGCTGTCATTTTTCTTCATGGCTCCCGCAATTATTTATGGTGAAAAGAAGCAGAAGTTGAGAACCATTTTGTTAGTCGCGATTGTTTTGCTATTTATTGCAGAGTTAATCTTTACACAAGCAAATTCAGTCATGACAATTGCAACTGCTCTACTAGTTTATTTTGTAGGCTTCAATCTGCTCGAAGCCTTACAACCTTCTTTGGTGTCTCGTTTTGCTAAAGAATCTAAAGGTACCGCATTAGGTGTTTACAACACCACGCAATCCATTGGCTTGTTCTCAGGAGCAGTCATTGGGGGCTATTTGATGGATAGCCATGGCGATTTATCGGTCTTTGCCATGGGTGCAGCACTCCTGGTTTGCTGGCTTATAATTGCTTGGTCGATGGGTGAAATGCCAACGAGAGCAACAGATTCCAAGGATGTAAGCACAACGACATAA
- the ssb gene encoding single-stranded DNA-binding protein: protein MASVNKVIIVGNVGRDPETRYMPSGDAVTNISVATSDRYKDKQTNEMKETTEWHRVAFFGKLAEIAGQYLKKGSQVYVEGRLRTRKWTDASGQEKYSTEIVAETMQMLGGKPVGGSGDGGESYSRSKPAEQSAPAASNAASLGAMDDDIPF from the coding sequence ATGGCTTCGGTAAATAAGGTCATCATCGTAGGTAACGTAGGACGTGATCCAGAGACGCGTTACATGCCAAGCGGCGACGCAGTGACAAACATCTCAGTAGCAACATCTGATCGCTACAAAGACAAACAAACTAACGAAATGAAAGAAACCACAGAATGGCACCGTGTTGCATTCTTTGGCAAGCTTGCAGAAATCGCTGGTCAGTACCTTAAAAAAGGTTCACAGGTTTATGTTGAAGGTCGTTTGCGTACACGCAAATGGACTGACGCTAGTGGCCAAGAAAAGTATTCCACAGAGATCGTTGCAGAAACAATGCAAATGCTTGGTGGCAAGCCAGTAGGCGGAAGTGGTGATGGTGGCGAGAGCTATAGCCGTTCAAAGCCGGCTGAGCAGTCTGCTCCAGCAGCATCAAATGCTGCATCATTGGGTGCGATGGACGACGATATTCCGTTTTAA
- a CDS encoding monovalent cation:proton antiporter family protein, with the protein MPSVLQLTLILLASGVAGVVIFRYFGLPPILGYLAIGVLIGPNALGLANDSATVKYLAEFGVVFLMFSIGLEFNLHKLRAMRSIVFGLGGSQVILTMLLAIPASLLMNWIYPISWHAAIALGGALAMSSTAIVTKLIADRAELETEHGRNVVGILLFQDLAVVFLLILLPSLGKNPSDLFVALTAASIKITVALVLIFFIGQSLMSHWFKLVAKLRSQELFMLNLLLIVLGMAALTEHFGLSLALGAFLAGMLISETPYRHQVEEDIKPFRDVLLGLFFVTIGMLLDFNVIREQWLLVLVLLVGPLIFKFGLIALLSRGFGSSPGISIRTGLCLAQAGEFGFVLLNQIDGLDLIDPVLSQAVLAAMLISMFCAPFLIEYSDRIAMRFSSNEWLLQSLALTRVAAKSVRNENHVVICGFGRSGQSLARMLDQEKIPYIALDLDPDRVKEAAAAGDNVVYGDASRENYLVAAGLSRAKAVVITYADTAASMRVLRQVERLRPGMTVLVRTRDDADIAKLQAAGATEVVPELIEGSLMIASHVLLIMGVPMRKVVRRITTAREERYSLLRGYFRGSADDDFGSNESWRLHAITLLPHAKAIGKTLGELDLEKEGVNVQAVRRKGRNADYVKLDPTLDLRLEANDILVISGNSEATDLAEAKLL; encoded by the coding sequence ATGCCGTCAGTCCTTCAATTAACCCTCATTCTCCTGGCCTCGGGTGTGGCCGGAGTGGTTATTTTCCGCTATTTTGGCTTACCCCCTATTTTGGGCTATTTGGCCATTGGCGTGCTGATTGGGCCTAATGCCCTGGGCTTGGCGAATGATTCAGCCACAGTGAAGTATTTGGCTGAATTTGGCGTAGTTTTCTTGATGTTCTCGATTGGTTTGGAATTTAACCTGCATAAATTAAGGGCAATGCGATCAATCGTATTTGGTCTTGGTGGCAGCCAAGTCATTCTGACAATGCTTTTAGCAATCCCCGCTAGTTTGCTAATGAATTGGATTTATCCCATCTCATGGCATGCTGCGATCGCTTTAGGTGGTGCCCTGGCAATGTCATCAACCGCAATTGTGACCAAGCTGATTGCTGATCGCGCTGAATTAGAGACAGAGCATGGTCGCAATGTCGTGGGTATTTTGTTATTCCAGGATTTGGCCGTGGTCTTCCTGTTAATCCTATTACCATCGCTCGGAAAAAATCCTTCCGACTTGTTCGTTGCGTTAACTGCAGCATCTATCAAAATCACCGTTGCTTTGGTGTTGATTTTCTTTATTGGCCAAAGCTTGATGAGTCATTGGTTTAAGTTAGTTGCTAAGTTGCGCTCACAAGAGTTGTTCATGCTCAATCTGTTGTTGATTGTTTTGGGTATGGCGGCGCTTACCGAACACTTTGGCTTGTCGCTAGCGCTTGGTGCGTTCTTGGCTGGCATGTTGATTTCTGAAACGCCTTATCGCCATCAAGTGGAAGAGGATATTAAGCCGTTTCGCGATGTTTTACTCGGCCTCTTCTTTGTGACGATTGGCATGTTGCTGGATTTCAATGTCATTCGTGAGCAGTGGCTATTGGTTTTAGTTTTGCTGGTTGGCCCACTCATCTTCAAGTTTGGTCTTATTGCTTTGTTATCACGGGGCTTTGGCTCTAGCCCTGGAATCTCCATTAGGACTGGCTTGTGCTTAGCTCAGGCAGGTGAATTCGGCTTTGTGTTGCTTAATCAAATTGATGGCTTGGATTTAATTGACCCCGTCTTAAGCCAAGCAGTATTGGCAGCGATGTTGATCTCCATGTTTTGCGCACCATTTCTCATTGAATATAGCGATCGCATTGCAATGCGTTTCTCCAGCAATGAATGGTTGCTGCAATCGCTTGCGTTAACTCGTGTTGCCGCCAAGAGTGTTCGTAATGAAAATCACGTGGTCATTTGTGGTTTTGGTCGTTCAGGTCAAAGCCTGGCACGCATGCTCGATCAAGAAAAAATTCCTTATATTGCTTTGGACTTAGATCCTGATCGCGTTAAAGAGGCTGCGGCTGCTGGAGATAATGTGGTTTATGGCGACGCTAGTCGTGAAAACTATTTAGTGGCTGCTGGCCTTTCAAGAGCTAAGGCAGTAGTAATTACTTATGCCGATACTGCAGCAAGTATGCGCGTCCTTCGCCAGGTAGAGCGCTTGCGTCCTGGCATGACGGTATTGGTGCGTACTAGAGATGATGCAGATATCGCCAAGTTGCAGGCAGCTGGAGCTACTGAGGTCGTGCCCGAACTCATTGAAGGCAGTTTGATGATTGCTTCCCATGTTCTGCTAATCATGGGTGTGCCAATGCGTAAGGTAGTGCGACGCATCACAACAGCAAGGGAAGAGCGCTACAGCCTATTGAGGGGCTACTTCCGAGGGTCTGCGGACGATGACTTTGGTTCCAATGAATCTTGGCGTTTACATGCCATTACGCTACTGCCCCATGCAAAGGCGATTGGTAAAACGCTAGGCGAGCTCGATCTAGAAAAAGAAGGCGTTAATGTTCAGGCAGTGCGCCGCAAAGGTCGAAACGCCGATTATGTAAAGTTGGACCCCACTCTCGATCTCAGGCTTGAGGCCAACGACATTTTAGTGATCTCAGGCAATTCAGAGGCAACCGATTTGGCTGAAGCTAAATTACTCTGA
- a CDS encoding 5'-nucleotidase: MSYTLTGKLVVAISSRALFDFEEENRIFESTDDSAYMKLQLERLSEAAQKGVAFPLVKKLLAFNDEGEQRVEVVILSRNDPVSGLRVFRSAEHHGLHLERGVFTRGRPPYHYLRSLHANLFLSANEDDVRATIDAGFPAARVYPESSKTAESHPNEIRIAFDGDAVLFSDEAEQVFQKKGLEAFVDHESKKVDIPLPPGPFKPLLEALHRLQRSTSENGMRIRTALVTARSAPAHERAIRTLMAWGIDVDEAMFLGGLSKSEFLREFEPDFFFDDQTGHCQSAASVAPTGHVVSGVSNKPKS; the protein is encoded by the coding sequence ATGTCATACACACTCACCGGAAAACTCGTCGTCGCAATCTCTTCGCGCGCCCTGTTTGATTTCGAGGAAGAAAATCGCATCTTCGAATCAACCGATGACAGTGCTTATATGAAGTTGCAGCTAGAGCGCCTGAGTGAGGCTGCTCAAAAAGGGGTAGCCTTCCCACTAGTCAAAAAACTCCTCGCCTTTAATGATGAGGGTGAGCAACGTGTCGAAGTAGTCATTCTTTCTCGCAACGATCCAGTCAGCGGCCTGCGCGTATTCCGCTCAGCCGAGCATCATGGTCTACATCTTGAACGTGGCGTATTTACAAGAGGTAGGCCTCCGTATCATTACTTGCGCTCTCTGCATGCCAACCTCTTCTTGTCCGCAAATGAGGATGATGTGAGAGCAACGATTGATGCAGGCTTTCCTGCCGCTCGTGTATATCCAGAGTCCAGCAAAACCGCTGAGTCTCATCCCAATGAAATCCGCATCGCATTTGACGGAGACGCTGTCCTTTTTTCTGATGAAGCCGAACAAGTCTTCCAGAAAAAAGGTCTTGAAGCCTTTGTGGACCACGAAAGCAAGAAGGTCGACATTCCCTTGCCTCCCGGCCCATTCAAGCCCTTGCTAGAGGCCTTACATAGACTGCAACGCTCCACTAGTGAAAACGGTATGCGCATTCGTACTGCATTAGTAACAGCACGCTCTGCACCCGCCCATGAACGAGCCATTCGCACACTGATGGCCTGGGGTATTGATGTAGATGAAGCAATGTTCTTAGGCGGCCTCTCGAAGAGCGAGTTTTTGCGAGAATTCGAACCAGACTTTTTCTTTGATGATCAAACCGGTCATTGCCAATCAGCAGCCTCCGTTGCGCCAACAGGTCATGTTGTATCCGGCGTATCGAACAAGCCTAAAAGCTAA
- the queF gene encoding NADPH-dependent 7-cyano-7-deazaguanine reductase QueF (Catalyzes the NADPH-dependent reduction of 7-cyano-7-deazaguanine (preQ0) to 7-aminomethyl-7-deazaguanine (preQ1) in queuosine biosynthesis): MATIPLGQSTQYPDQYDPSVLFPIPRSENRKKLGFKEDQALPFVGVDIWNAFELSWLNQKGKPQIALAEFQIPADSPNMIESKSFKLYLNSLNSARFEDENEVKERLIHDLSAVAGSKITTRINPTEVVSKKGMQEMGGILMDRLDIEIDPNLPADPSLLGVNESFGPIEQCLVSHLLKSNCPVTGQPDWASVQIRYQGRPILEEGLLRYLIGFRQLGEFHEHCVETIFTDIKRQCKPEKLSVYARYTRRGGLDINPFRTDHNSPWPDNIRHARQ, from the coding sequence ATGGCAACAATCCCACTTGGACAATCAACGCAATATCCAGATCAATATGATCCGAGTGTGTTGTTTCCCATCCCCAGATCTGAGAACAGAAAGAAGTTGGGCTTTAAAGAAGATCAAGCCCTACCCTTTGTAGGTGTTGATATTTGGAATGCCTTTGAACTAAGCTGGCTCAATCAAAAGGGTAAGCCACAAATTGCTTTGGCAGAGTTTCAGATTCCCGCAGACTCACCGAACATGATTGAGTCCAAGTCATTCAAGCTGTATCTCAACAGTCTTAACAGTGCACGCTTTGAGGATGAGAATGAAGTTAAAGAGCGGCTCATTCACGACTTATCTGCAGTTGCTGGCAGCAAGATCACCACCCGCATCAACCCAACAGAAGTAGTCTCTAAAAAGGGGATGCAAGAAATGGGTGGCATTTTGATGGATCGGCTCGATATCGAGATTGATCCAAACCTGCCAGCAGACCCAAGCTTACTGGGCGTTAATGAATCGTTTGGTCCAATAGAGCAGTGTCTTGTCTCGCACCTTCTTAAGTCTAATTGCCCAGTAACCGGTCAGCCAGATTGGGCAAGCGTACAGATTCGCTATCAAGGACGTCCAATTTTGGAAGAAGGTTTATTACGCTACCTCATTGGCTTTAGGCAGTTAGGTGAGTTCCACGAGCATTGCGTGGAAACCATCTTTACTGATATCAAGCGTCAGTGCAAACCGGAGAAGCTATCCGTATATGCGCGCTACACACGACGCGGCGGCTTAGATATCAATCCTTTCCGTACTGATCACAATTCACCCTGGCCAGATAACATTCGGCACGCAAGACAGTAG